The proteins below are encoded in one region of Macrococcus armenti:
- the thiT gene encoding energy-coupled thiamine transporter ThiT, giving the protein MNRGRTVVLLEIAMMAAFAMVLDFIDSQMKMVFFGMSLSFSMVPVLLLSLRRGVKAGMAAGFLWGLLQIALGDAAGSIVHPLQGFLDYAFAFTLIGLAGLRSLPVTHLKVILFSAVGIFARYFIHFISGWVYFGAYAPKGQPAWLYSLVYNGQVALINGVTCIVILLILFTVAPKLFKVEKL; this is encoded by the coding sequence ATGAACAGAGGAAGAACGGTTGTATTATTAGAAATCGCGATGATGGCGGCATTTGCGATGGTGCTGGATTTTATTGATTCTCAAATGAAGATGGTATTTTTCGGGATGAGTTTAAGTTTTTCAATGGTGCCTGTACTGCTATTGTCATTAAGACGTGGTGTTAAAGCAGGTATGGCAGCAGGTTTCTTATGGGGATTGCTCCAAATTGCATTAGGGGATGCAGCAGGAAGTATTGTACACCCATTGCAGGGCTTTCTTGATTACGCATTTGCGTTCACATTAATTGGACTAGCCGGATTAAGAAGCTTACCCGTTACACATTTGAAAGTAATATTATTCAGTGCAGTCGGCATCTTTGCCCGTTATTTTATTCACTTTATATCGGGATGGGTATATTTCGGTGCATATGCGCCGAAAGGGCAGCCAGCTTGGTTGTATTCATTAGTGTATAACGGACAAGTTGCACTTATTAACGGTGTTACATGTATCGTCATTTTATTAATATTATTTACAGTGGCACCTAAATTATTTAAAGTAGAGAAGCTCTAG